Proteins encoded by one window of Modestobacter marinus:
- the purB gene encoding adenylosuccinate lyase, with product MIDRYTLPEMGRVWSDQHKYDLWCRVETLVLEAHAAAGRVPADVVEPVRNAPPPTPERVAEIEETTQHDVIAFLTAWADNTEPRSAAAYVHHGMTSSDLLDTALAVQLTDATDVLLAKADRLVVALRDHGLAHRDTIKVGRTHGVHAEPDVWGHRVADLAFAMARSRDRLRRARAAVGVVAISGAVGTYSLIDPSVEVAVAEALDLRAADASTQVVLRDGISEWVSALGIIATVCEAIALEVRHGQRTEVRELSEAFGAGQKGSSAMPHKKNPIRSERIAGLARVVRAAIVPVMEGIPLWHERDISHSSTERVFLPDAAITTDYLLDLTAGLVENLVVDADRMRANLESTGGLIYTSSVLLELVEGGMSREQSYALVQSAAMRTWSDGTPFRQTLRERATEDGVTLDEARLDEICRPEQYVANLGPLFDRLAALS from the coding sequence ATGATCGACAGGTACACCCTGCCCGAGATGGGCCGGGTCTGGAGTGACCAGCACAAGTACGACCTGTGGTGCCGGGTCGAGACGCTGGTGCTCGAGGCGCACGCGGCCGCCGGGCGGGTGCCCGCCGACGTCGTCGAGCCGGTGCGCAACGCGCCGCCGCCCACCCCCGAGCGGGTCGCGGAGATCGAGGAGACGACGCAGCACGACGTCATCGCCTTCCTCACCGCCTGGGCCGACAACACCGAGCCGCGCTCGGCCGCGGCCTACGTGCACCACGGCATGACCTCCTCGGACCTGCTGGACACCGCGCTCGCGGTGCAGCTCACCGACGCCACCGACGTGCTGCTGGCCAAGGCCGACCGCCTGGTGGTCGCGCTGCGCGACCACGGGCTCGCCCACCGGGACACGATCAAGGTGGGGCGCACGCACGGGGTGCACGCCGAGCCCGACGTCTGGGGCCACCGGGTCGCCGACCTGGCCTTCGCGATGGCCCGGTCCCGGGACCGGCTGCGCCGCGCCCGCGCCGCCGTCGGCGTGGTGGCGATCTCCGGTGCCGTCGGCACGTACTCCCTGATCGACCCCTCGGTCGAGGTCGCCGTGGCCGAGGCGCTGGACCTGCGTGCCGCCGACGCGTCCACCCAGGTGGTGCTGCGGGACGGGATCAGCGAGTGGGTGTCGGCACTGGGCATCATCGCCACCGTCTGCGAGGCGATCGCCCTGGAGGTGCGGCACGGCCAGCGCACCGAGGTGCGGGAGCTGTCGGAGGCGTTCGGCGCGGGCCAGAAGGGCTCGTCCGCCATGCCGCACAAGAAGAACCCGATCCGCTCCGAGCGGATCGCCGGGCTGGCCCGGGTGGTGCGCGCGGCGATCGTCCCGGTCATGGAGGGCATCCCGCTGTGGCACGAGCGGGACATCTCGCACTCCTCCACCGAGCGGGTCTTCCTGCCCGACGCGGCGATCACCACCGACTACCTGCTGGACCTGACCGCGGGCCTGGTGGAGAACCTGGTCGTGGACGCCGACCGGATGCGGGCCAACCTCGAGTCCACCGGCGGGCTGATCTACACCTCCTCGGTCCTGCTGGAGCTGGTCGAGGGCGGGATGAGCCGCGAGCAGTCCTACGCGCTGGTGCAGTCCGCGGCCATGCGCACCTGGTCCGACGGCACCCCGTTCCGGCAGACCCTGCGGGAGCGTGCGACCGAGGACGGCGTGACGCTCGACGAGGCCCGGCTGGACGAGATCTGCCGCCCCGAGCAGTACGTGGCCAACCTGGGCCCGCTGTTCGACCGGCTGGCCGCGCTCTCGTGA
- a CDS encoding AI-2E family transporter: MLQGARRVVDRARERIRAAAEHDPHGWPDGTVLVLEDGSRAVVDHVEEPHPGEPHPAHGHPAPGVPHPAAGDVDAPGGIGGPPAPAGPPPAPDRDRRRGSLLAPAAAPGPAEREVPYGLRVAAAWSWRAVAVVVALYLLLRAAGYVAVVIVPVIVALLLAALLQPGAAMLRRSGWPTSLAALTMLVVGVGVVAGIVTLVVEEFAAGYADLVSQVDEGLTQIQDFATRTFPVTDGQITDALENASQTIADNRDVLTSGALTTAATVGEVLTGALLTLFVLFFFLMDGRQIWLWVVGLAPVDSQGYLDEAARRSWRTLISYVRATVGVAAFDAVFIGIGLVFLGTPLVVPLAALVFLGAFIPIIGSFLAGTVSVLVTLVAVGPVRALIALGIIVLIMQLESHVLQPLLLGRAVSVHPLAVVLGIAAGLLIGGVFGALIAVPVIACGNVAGTYLSRRNEGPRPPRPDTRRARRMVAAG, from the coding sequence ATGTTGCAGGGCGCCAGGCGCGTGGTCGACCGGGCGCGGGAGCGCATCCGGGCAGCGGCCGAGCACGATCCGCACGGCTGGCCCGACGGCACCGTGCTGGTCCTGGAGGACGGCAGCCGGGCGGTCGTCGACCACGTCGAGGAGCCGCACCCCGGCGAGCCCCACCCCGCCCACGGCCACCCAGCTCCCGGCGTCCCCCACCCCGCCGCCGGGGACGTCGACGCCCCCGGCGGGATCGGTGGCCCCCCGGCACCGGCCGGTCCCCCGCCGGCGCCCGACCGGGACCGCCGCCGGGGCAGCCTGCTGGCCCCGGCCGCCGCTCCCGGGCCCGCCGAGCGGGAGGTGCCCTACGGGCTGCGGGTCGCCGCGGCCTGGTCCTGGCGGGCGGTGGCCGTCGTGGTCGCGCTCTACCTGCTGCTGCGGGCCGCCGGCTACGTCGCCGTCGTCATCGTGCCGGTCATCGTGGCGCTGCTGCTCGCCGCGCTGCTGCAGCCCGGCGCCGCGATGCTGCGGCGCAGCGGCTGGCCGACCTCGCTGGCCGCGCTGACCATGCTCGTCGTCGGCGTGGGCGTGGTCGCCGGGATCGTCACCCTGGTGGTGGAGGAGTTCGCCGCCGGCTACGCCGACCTGGTGTCGCAGGTCGACGAGGGCCTCACCCAGATCCAGGACTTCGCGACCCGCACCTTCCCGGTCACCGACGGGCAGATCACCGACGCGCTGGAGAACGCGAGCCAGACCATCGCGGACAACCGGGACGTGCTGACCTCCGGCGCGCTGACCACCGCCGCGACCGTGGGCGAGGTGCTCACCGGCGCCCTGCTGACCCTGTTCGTCCTCTTCTTCTTCCTGATGGACGGCCGGCAGATCTGGCTGTGGGTGGTCGGGCTGGCCCCGGTGGACTCGCAGGGCTACCTGGACGAGGCGGCCCGCCGCTCGTGGCGGACGCTGATCTCCTACGTGCGGGCGACCGTGGGGGTCGCCGCCTTCGACGCCGTCTTCATCGGCATCGGCCTGGTCTTCCTCGGGACGCCGCTGGTCGTGCCGCTGGCCGCACTGGTCTTCCTCGGCGCCTTCATCCCGATCATCGGGTCGTTCCTGGCCGGCACGGTGTCGGTGCTGGTCACCCTGGTCGCCGTCGGACCGGTCCGGGCGCTGATCGCCCTGGGGATCATCGTGCTGATCATGCAGCTGGAGAGCCACGTGCTGCAGCCGCTGCTGCTGGGCCGCGCGGTCTCGGTGCACCCGCTGGCCGTCGTCCTGGGCATCGCCGCCGGGCTGCTGATCGGCGGGGTCTTCGGCGCGCTCATCGCCGTCCCGGTCATCGCCTGCGGCAACGTGGCGGGCACCTACCTGTCCCGGCGGAACGAGGGCCCCCGGCCGCCCCGACCCGACACCCGCCGAGCCCGCCGGATGGTCGCGGCCGGCTGA
- the rsgA gene encoding ribosome small subunit-dependent GTPase A yields the protein MARVDRGRLTVLTAEGERRVSWGGALHLGPGPAVGDWVALRGEQAVRVLPRRTAFVRTAAGRGSAEQVVAANVDVVLVVDALGAQARLRRIERYLAVAWASGATPVVVLTKADLCTDVPAAVAQVAEDAVGVEVLPVSAVTGSGLAAVRALVPAGCTAAMVGPSGVGKSSLVNALTGRPVAAVAGIRADGRGRHTTTARELHLLPGGGLLIDTPGMRELALADGEGLSATYADVADWAAGCRFRDCAHRTEPGCAVAAAIDRGDLDPARFLAWRKLQAEAHRQELRADARLRAAESARLRALHRQFRARPDR from the coding sequence GTGGCGCGGGTGGACCGCGGCCGGCTCACCGTGCTCACCGCCGAGGGGGAGCGGCGGGTGAGCTGGGGCGGCGCGCTGCACCTGGGGCCCGGGCCCGCGGTCGGGGACTGGGTCGCGCTCCGCGGGGAGCAGGCGGTGCGGGTGCTGCCGCGGCGCACCGCCTTCGTCCGCACGGCGGCCGGCCGGGGGTCGGCGGAGCAGGTGGTGGCCGCGAACGTCGACGTGGTGCTCGTGGTCGACGCGCTGGGGGCGCAGGCGCGGCTGCGGCGGATCGAGCGCTATCTCGCCGTGGCCTGGGCCAGCGGGGCGACGCCGGTCGTCGTCCTCACCAAGGCCGACCTGTGCACGGACGTGCCGGCCGCGGTGGCGCAGGTCGCCGAGGACGCCGTCGGCGTCGAGGTCCTGCCGGTCAGCGCGGTCACCGGCAGCGGGCTGGCCGCCGTCCGGGCGCTCGTCCCGGCCGGGTGCACCGCGGCCATGGTCGGCCCCTCCGGCGTCGGCAAGTCCAGCCTCGTCAACGCCCTGACCGGCCGGCCGGTGGCCGCGGTCGCCGGCATCCGCGCCGACGGTCGGGGCCGGCACACCACCACGGCGCGGGAGCTGCACCTGCTCCCCGGCGGGGGACTGCTGATCGACACCCCCGGGATGCGCGAGCTGGCGCTGGCCGACGGCGAGGGGCTGTCGGCGACCTACGCCGACGTGGCCGACTGGGCGGCCGGGTGCCGCTTCCGGGACTGCGCCCACCGCACCGAGCCCGGCTGCGCGGTGGCGGCCGCGATCGACCGCGGCGACCTGGACCCGGCGCGCTTCCTCGCCTGGCGCAAGCTGCAGGCCGAGGCGCACCGGCAGGAGCTGCGCGCCGACGCCCGGCTCCGCGCGGCGGAGTCGGCCCGGCTGCGGGCGCTGCACCGGCAGTTCCGCGCCCGGCCCGACCGGTGA
- the purD gene encoding phosphoribosylamine--glycine ligase: MRVLVIGSGAREHALCVALQSDPAVTALACAPGNAGTVTLAQAFPLDAADPVAVSALAVEWQADLVVVGPEVPLVAGAADAVREAGIACFGPSAQAAQIEGSKAFAKHVMVAAGVPTAQFWAVGGAAELETALDEAGAPYVVKDDGLAAGKGVLVTTDRAAAVAHGHAVLDAGHSVVIEEFLDGPEVSLFALSDGTTVVPLLPAQDHKRRDDGDGGPNTGGMGAYAPLPWAPEGLVEEVRATVLQPTIDEMARRGEPFSGLLYAGLALTSRGVRVVEFNARFGDPETQVVLPLLETPLAGLLHAAATGTLAEQPPLRWRDGAAVTVVVAASGYPERPRLGDPVTGADGEGVLHAGTALGADGLVHSAGGRVLAVTAVGDDLAAARQTVYERLAAVRLAGAHWRTDIALAAVEGRITAP, from the coding sequence GTGCGCGTCCTCGTGATCGGTTCCGGTGCCCGGGAGCACGCCCTGTGCGTGGCTCTGCAGTCCGACCCCGCCGTCACGGCGCTGGCCTGCGCGCCGGGGAACGCCGGCACGGTCACCCTGGCCCAGGCCTTCCCGCTGGACGCCGCCGACCCGGTCGCGGTCAGCGCCCTCGCCGTCGAGTGGCAGGCCGACCTGGTGGTTGTCGGCCCGGAGGTGCCCCTGGTCGCCGGTGCCGCCGACGCCGTGCGCGAGGCGGGGATCGCCTGCTTCGGCCCCTCGGCCCAGGCCGCGCAGATCGAGGGCTCCAAGGCCTTCGCCAAGCACGTGATGGTCGCCGCCGGCGTCCCGACGGCGCAGTTCTGGGCCGTCGGCGGCGCAGCCGAGCTGGAGACCGCGCTCGACGAGGCCGGCGCCCCCTACGTCGTCAAGGACGACGGTCTGGCGGCCGGCAAGGGCGTGCTGGTCACCACCGACCGCGCGGCGGCCGTCGCGCACGGGCACGCCGTGCTGGACGCCGGGCACTCGGTGGTCATCGAGGAGTTCCTCGACGGCCCGGAGGTGTCGCTGTTCGCGCTGTCCGACGGGACGACGGTGGTGCCGCTGCTGCCCGCCCAGGACCACAAGCGCCGGGACGACGGCGACGGCGGCCCCAACACCGGCGGCATGGGCGCCTACGCCCCGCTGCCCTGGGCGCCCGAGGGACTGGTCGAGGAGGTCCGCGCGACCGTCCTGCAGCCCACGATCGACGAGATGGCCCGCCGCGGCGAGCCGTTCAGCGGCCTGCTCTACGCCGGGCTCGCGCTGACCTCGCGCGGCGTCCGGGTGGTCGAGTTCAACGCCCGGTTCGGCGACCCGGAGACCCAGGTCGTGCTGCCGCTGCTGGAGACCCCGCTCGCCGGGCTGCTGCACGCCGCGGCCACCGGGACGCTGGCCGAGCAGCCGCCACTGCGCTGGCGGGACGGCGCGGCGGTCACCGTCGTCGTCGCGGCCTCGGGCTACCCGGAGCGGCCGCGGCTGGGTGACCCGGTCACCGGCGCCGACGGCGAGGGCGTGCTGCACGCCGGCACGGCGCTGGGCGCCGACGGACTCGTGCACTCCGCGGGGGGACGGGTGCTCGCGGTCACCGCGGTCGGCGACGACCTGGCCGCGGCCCGGCAGACCGTCTACGAGCGGCTGGCGGCCGTCCGGCTGGCCGGCGCGCACTGGCGCACCGACATCGCCCTGGCCGCCGTCGAGGGGCGCATCACCGCCCCCTGA
- a CDS encoding glycerophosphodiester phosphodiesterase family protein — protein sequence MQETGLKAVHSPRQQRSPRIIGHRGAPSYRPEHTVASYELAIDLGADLVEPDVVVTRDGELVARHENELSRSTDVAHHPEFAGRRRTQEVDGEELTGWFSEDFTLAELRTLRAVERLPGMRPMNTAYDGRFGILTLAEVVEVARRRSTPEHPVRVQAELKCPSWFTAQGLPMTELVAAELRRLDAARADGSVVVMAFEQAALRELRDDLGSDGPRLVQLIEEEGIQDALVTPAGLREVSTYADGIAPHKGRILLHGADGGLVGVSDLITQAHRAGLTVEPWTLRPENVFLPSHLRRGGDPRGFGDAQTEARLLFALGVDSVITDAPETAHRARAELSAAAMAPVRPRV from the coding sequence ATGCAGGAGACCGGCCTGAAGGCCGTTCACTCGCCCCGCCAGCAGCGCTCCCCGCGCATCATCGGGCACCGCGGTGCCCCCAGCTACCGCCCCGAGCACACCGTGGCCAGCTACGAGCTGGCGATCGACCTGGGCGCGGACCTGGTCGAACCGGACGTCGTGGTGACCCGGGACGGCGAGCTCGTGGCCCGTCACGAGAACGAGCTCTCCCGGTCGACCGACGTCGCCCACCACCCCGAGTTCGCCGGCCGCCGCCGCACCCAGGAGGTGGACGGCGAGGAGCTGACCGGCTGGTTCAGCGAGGACTTCACCCTCGCCGAGCTGCGCACCCTGCGCGCGGTCGAGCGGCTGCCCGGGATGCGGCCGATGAACACCGCCTACGACGGCCGGTTCGGCATCCTGACCCTCGCCGAGGTCGTGGAGGTGGCCCGGCGCCGCTCCACGCCCGAGCACCCCGTGCGGGTGCAGGCGGAGCTGAAGTGCCCGTCCTGGTTCACCGCGCAGGGCCTGCCGATGACCGAGCTGGTCGCCGCGGAGCTGCGCCGGCTGGACGCCGCCCGGGCCGACGGCTCGGTGGTCGTCATGGCCTTCGAGCAGGCGGCGCTGCGCGAGCTGCGGGACGACCTCGGCAGCGACGGCCCCCGGCTGGTGCAGCTGATCGAGGAGGAGGGCATCCAGGACGCCCTGGTCACCCCCGCGGGCCTGCGCGAGGTCTCCACCTACGCCGACGGGATCGCCCCGCACAAGGGGCGGATCCTGCTGCACGGTGCCGACGGTGGGCTGGTCGGCGTCTCGGACCTGATCACCCAGGCGCACCGGGCCGGTCTCACCGTCGAGCCGTGGACGCTGCGGCCGGAGAACGTCTTCCTCCCCAGCCACCTGCGCCGCGGCGGCGACCCACGCGGGTTCGGTGACGCCCAGACCGAGGCCCGGCTGCTCTTCGCCCTCGGCGTCGACAGCGTGATCACCGACGCGCCGGAGACCGCCCACCGGGCCCGCGCGGAGCTCTCCGCCGCCGCCATGGCCCCGGTGCGCCCCCGGGTCTGA